A portion of the Microbacterium hominis genome contains these proteins:
- a CDS encoding aspartate carbamoyltransferase catalytic subunit — protein MRHLLDTRSLAREDAIRILDVAEDMADTQQREVKKLPTLRGKTVVNLFFEDSTRTRISFEAAAKRLSADVINFSAKGSSVSKGESLQDTAQTLQAMGADAVVIRHGASGAPRTLATSGWITAGVVNAGDGTHEHPTQALLDAFTMRKRRFGADSRGRDLTGMKVAIVGDILHSRVARSNVWLLRTLGAEVTLVAPPTLVPQDVSAWPATVRYDLDEAIADAPDALMMLRIQLERMNAAYFPTEREYSRRWGLDARRLSALGSTSIVMHPGPMNRGLEISAEAADSPRSTVLEQVANGVSVRMAVLYLLLAGAGDEMKEGER, from the coding sequence ATGAGGCACCTGCTCGACACGCGATCGCTCGCGCGCGAAGACGCCATCCGCATCCTCGACGTCGCCGAGGACATGGCCGACACCCAGCAGCGCGAGGTGAAGAAGCTCCCGACCCTGCGCGGCAAGACGGTGGTCAACCTCTTCTTCGAGGACTCCACGCGCACCCGCATCTCCTTCGAGGCGGCCGCCAAGCGCCTGTCCGCCGACGTCATCAACTTCTCGGCCAAGGGGTCCAGCGTCTCCAAGGGCGAATCGCTCCAGGACACCGCACAAACCCTCCAGGCGATGGGCGCCGACGCTGTCGTGATCCGCCACGGCGCCTCCGGCGCACCCCGCACGCTCGCCACGAGCGGCTGGATCACCGCCGGCGTGGTCAACGCCGGCGACGGCACGCACGAACACCCCACCCAGGCGCTGCTCGACGCCTTCACGATGCGCAAGCGCCGGTTCGGCGCCGACAGCCGCGGCCGCGACCTGACGGGAATGAAGGTCGCCATCGTCGGCGACATCCTGCACTCGCGCGTCGCGCGCTCGAACGTGTGGCTGCTGCGCACGCTCGGGGCGGAGGTCACCCTGGTGGCGCCGCCCACGCTGGTGCCGCAGGATGTCTCGGCCTGGCCGGCCACCGTGCGCTACGACCTCGACGAGGCGATCGCCGACGCACCCGACGCCCTCATGATGCTGCGCATCCAGCTCGAGCGCATGAACGCGGCGTATTTCCCGACTGAACGGGAGTATTCCCGCCGCTGGGGCCTGGACGCACGACGGCTTTCGGCGCTCGGCTCGACTAGCATTGTCATGCACCCGGGTCCGATGAACCGGGGTCTGGAGATCTCCGCCGAAGCCGCCGATTCCCCGCGCTCGACCGTGCTCGAACAGGTCGCGAACGGCGTCTCGGTGCGCATGGCGGTGCTGTACCTGCTGCTGGCTGGAGCCGGCGACGAGATGAAGGAGGGCGAACGGTGA
- a CDS encoding DoxX family protein, with the protein MTTVPLSGGTAGVVRPVRPSITGLVTASLALERRAEASVKAVLQRWSVPALRVALGTVFAVFGALKLIPGASPVEQLVMQTWEKLTFGLVGGQAAMIATAAIEVAAGVLLILGGAFARVGLIVVAFAFVGILSPIVLLPQEVFGAAGPTLTGQYIFKNVVLIAAVLVVASAALRGPRDARD; encoded by the coding sequence ATGACCACCGTTCCCCTCTCCGGCGGCACCGCCGGCGTCGTCCGACCCGTCCGTCCGTCGATCACCGGGCTCGTCACCGCCTCCCTCGCCCTCGAGCGCCGTGCCGAAGCATCCGTCAAGGCCGTCCTGCAGCGCTGGAGCGTCCCCGCCCTGCGCGTCGCACTCGGCACGGTCTTCGCCGTCTTCGGCGCGCTCAAGCTCATCCCCGGCGCAAGCCCCGTGGAGCAGCTGGTGATGCAGACCTGGGAGAAGCTCACCTTCGGGCTCGTGGGCGGGCAGGCCGCGATGATCGCCACGGCGGCGATCGAGGTCGCCGCCGGCGTGCTGCTGATCCTCGGCGGCGCCTTCGCACGGGTCGGGCTGATCGTCGTCGCGTTCGCGTTCGTCGGCATCCTCTCGCCGATCGTGCTGCTGCCGCAGGAGGTCTTCGGTGCGGCGGGACCCACCCTGACCGGCCAGTACATCTTCAAGAACGTCGTGCTCATCGCCGCCGTGCTCGTGGTCGCCTCCGCGGCGCTGCGCGGTCCGCGTGACGCGCGCGACTGA
- a CDS encoding PH-like domain-containing protein, which produces MTREGALVIIVLVAVGLLALLVWAWSRRSRRDAQPLVQAGELPEDARVVAVFEALYVATTAYELPLERIAAPGLGMRSRATLTVTDAGVAVDLTGQARFVLPTSRILAVGQSTVAIDRVVEPGGLTRLTWRTDADTVVDTYFRPQDASARALADAIADTLPTTTPTGMDA; this is translated from the coding sequence ATGACCCGTGAGGGCGCCCTCGTGATCATCGTGCTCGTCGCGGTCGGCCTTCTCGCACTGCTGGTCTGGGCGTGGTCGCGGCGGTCCCGCCGCGACGCCCAGCCGCTCGTGCAGGCGGGGGAGCTTCCGGAAGATGCGCGCGTGGTCGCCGTCTTCGAGGCCCTCTACGTCGCCACGACCGCCTACGAGCTGCCCCTCGAGCGGATCGCCGCGCCCGGGCTGGGCATGCGCTCGCGCGCGACGCTCACTGTCACCGACGCCGGCGTCGCGGTCGACCTCACCGGGCAGGCGCGCTTCGTGCTGCCGACCTCGCGGATCCTCGCGGTCGGTCAGTCCACGGTGGCCATCGACCGCGTCGTGGAGCCTGGCGGCTTGACCCGCCTCACCTGGCGCACCGACGCCGACACGGTCGTCGACACCTACTTCCGACCCCAGGATGCCTCGGCGCGCGCCCTCGCGGACGCGATCGCCGACACGCTCCCCACCACCACCCCGACGGGAATGGACGCATGA
- the pyrR gene encoding bifunctional pyr operon transcriptional regulator/uracil phosphoribosyltransferase PyrR, whose protein sequence is MSTRTVLHEADIARALTRISHEILESNRGPDDLVLLGIPTRGVTLAARIAGLVAEFGGAAVPVGALDVTMYRDDLHRNPTRAPQPTEIPGGGIDGKVVVLVDDVLFSGRSIRAALDALQDIGRPRAVRLATLIDRGHRELPIRPDFVGKNLPSARDERVNVRLSEIDGAEEVTIES, encoded by the coding sequence ATGAGCACGCGCACCGTGCTGCATGAGGCCGACATCGCCCGGGCCCTGACTCGGATCTCCCACGAGATCCTCGAGTCCAACAGGGGACCCGATGACCTGGTGCTGCTGGGCATCCCGACGCGCGGGGTGACCCTCGCCGCCCGCATCGCCGGCCTCGTGGCCGAATTCGGCGGCGCAGCGGTGCCGGTCGGCGCGCTCGATGTCACGATGTACCGCGACGATCTGCACCGCAACCCGACGCGGGCGCCGCAGCCCACCGAGATCCCCGGAGGCGGCATCGACGGCAAGGTGGTCGTGCTCGTGGACGACGTGCTGTTCTCGGGCCGCAGCATCCGCGCCGCGCTCGATGCGCTCCAGGACATCGGCCGCCCGCGCGCGGTTCGGCTGGCCACCCTGATCGACCGCGGCCACCGCGAGCTGCCGATCCGCCCCGACTTCGTGGGCAAGAACCTGCCGAGCGCCCGCGATGAGCGGGTGAACGTGCGCCTGTCGGAGATCGACGGCGCGGAGGAGGTGACGATCGAGTCATGA
- a CDS encoding dihydroorotase, with protein MSETLLFRGARIEGVEPADILVHDGVIAEIGRGLSRDGATVVDVADLIALPGLVDLHTHLREPGYEASETILTGSRAAAAGGYSAVFAMPNTSPVADTAGVVEQELALGEAAGFVTVQPIGAVTVGQKGERLAELGAMADSRARVRVFSDDGFCVWDPLIMRRALEYVKAFDGVIAQHAQDPRLTEGAQMNEGAVSAELGLAGWPAVAEESIIARDVLLAEHVGSRLHVCHLSTAGSVEIIRWAKKRGVNVTAEVTPHHLLLTDELVRGYDARFKVNPPLRREEDVLAVREGLADGTIDIVATDHAPHPAEAKACEWQAAANGMVGLESALRVVHQAMVETGLLTWGDVARVMSREPARIGRLSGHGTPVTVGQPASLAFYDPAPARPFTADDLRGRSMNSPYLGRDLPGEVRWTLHQGTVTVADGAVLEAPGVRA; from the coding sequence GTGAGCGAAACCCTCCTGTTCCGCGGAGCACGAATCGAGGGCGTCGAACCCGCCGACATCCTCGTCCACGACGGTGTGATCGCCGAGATCGGCCGCGGCCTCAGCCGTGACGGCGCCACCGTCGTCGACGTCGCCGACCTCATCGCGCTGCCCGGCCTCGTCGACCTGCACACGCACCTGCGCGAGCCCGGCTACGAGGCCTCCGAGACCATCCTCACCGGCTCGCGCGCCGCGGCCGCGGGCGGCTATTCCGCCGTCTTCGCCATGCCCAACACCTCGCCAGTGGCCGACACGGCCGGGGTCGTCGAGCAGGAGCTCGCCCTCGGCGAGGCGGCCGGCTTCGTGACCGTGCAGCCGATCGGGGCCGTCACAGTCGGCCAGAAGGGGGAGCGGCTGGCCGAACTCGGCGCGATGGCCGATTCCCGCGCACGGGTGCGCGTGTTCAGCGACGACGGCTTCTGCGTGTGGGACCCGCTGATCATGCGCCGCGCGCTCGAGTACGTGAAGGCGTTCGACGGCGTCATCGCCCAGCATGCGCAGGACCCGCGCCTCACCGAGGGCGCGCAGATGAACGAGGGCGCCGTCTCGGCGGAGCTCGGCCTCGCGGGCTGGCCCGCCGTCGCCGAGGAGTCGATCATCGCTCGCGACGTCCTACTGGCCGAGCACGTCGGCTCCCGCCTGCACGTGTGCCATCTCTCCACGGCAGGCTCCGTCGAGATCATCCGGTGGGCGAAGAAGCGCGGCGTGAACGTCACCGCCGAGGTCACGCCCCATCACCTCCTCCTCACCGACGAACTCGTGCGCGGCTACGACGCGCGCTTCAAGGTGAACCCGCCGCTGCGCCGCGAAGAAGACGTCCTCGCCGTGCGCGAGGGCCTCGCCGACGGCACGATCGACATCGTCGCCACCGACCACGCCCCGCACCCTGCCGAGGCGAAGGCCTGCGAGTGGCAGGCCGCCGCCAACGGAATGGTGGGGCTGGAGAGCGCACTGCGGGTCGTGCATCAGGCGATGGTCGAGACCGGCCTGCTCACGTGGGGCGATGTCGCGCGGGTCATGTCGCGCGAACCCGCCCGCATCGGTCGCCTGAGCGGACACGGAACCCCCGTGACGGTCGGCCAGCCGGCATCGCTCGCCTTCTACGACCCGGCGCCCGCGCGCCCGTTCACCGCCGACGACCTCCGCGGCCGCAGCATGAACTCGCCGTACCTCGGCAGGGACCTGCCCGGCGAGGTGCGCTGGACGCTCCATCAGGGCACGGTGACCGTCGCCGACGGCGCGGTGCTCGAGGCACCGGGGGTGCGCGCATGA
- the carA gene encoding glutamine-hydrolyzing carbamoyl-phosphate synthase small subunit has product MTLFTTEPAVLVLEDGTRHVGRAYGARGTTLGEVVFATGMTGYQETLTDPSYAGQIVLQTAPHIGNTGMNDEDPESRRIWVSGYIVRDPSRVVSNWRADESLDEALVSDGVVGISGIDTRAVTRRIRSEGSMRGGIFSGEAAALDPDEQLRIVREAPPMAGRNLSAEVSVAVAEVTPATGERVGALAVLDLGVKQATVDNLAARGFDVHVLPQAVTIDEIRAIDPVAVFYSNGPGDPAASDDHVDLLRGVLDDGLPFFGICFGNQLLGRALGLGTYKLPFGHRGINQPVLDKATGRVEITAHNHGFAVDAPLEGTFDSPHGYGKVEVSHVGLNDNVVEGLRALDIPAFSVQYHPEAAAGPHDANYLFDRFRDLVVATLEKKNA; this is encoded by the coding sequence ATGACCCTCTTCACCACCGAGCCCGCCGTGCTCGTGCTCGAGGACGGCACCCGCCACGTCGGCCGCGCCTACGGTGCGCGCGGCACGACGCTGGGCGAGGTCGTCTTCGCGACCGGCATGACCGGCTACCAGGAGACCCTCACCGACCCCTCGTACGCGGGCCAGATCGTGCTGCAGACGGCGCCGCACATCGGCAACACCGGCATGAACGACGAGGATCCCGAATCGCGCCGCATCTGGGTGTCCGGATACATCGTCCGCGACCCCTCCCGCGTGGTCTCGAACTGGCGCGCCGACGAGTCGCTCGACGAGGCGCTCGTCAGCGACGGGGTCGTCGGCATCAGCGGGATCGACACGCGCGCGGTGACCCGCCGCATCCGCTCCGAGGGCAGCATGCGCGGAGGGATCTTCTCTGGCGAGGCCGCCGCCCTCGACCCCGACGAGCAGCTGCGCATCGTGCGCGAGGCCCCGCCGATGGCGGGCCGCAACCTGTCGGCCGAGGTGTCGGTCGCCGTCGCGGAGGTCACCCCCGCGACGGGCGAGCGCGTCGGCGCTCTCGCGGTGCTCGACCTCGGCGTCAAGCAGGCCACCGTCGACAACCTCGCCGCGCGGGGATTCGACGTGCACGTGCTGCCGCAGGCGGTCACCATCGATGAGATCCGCGCGATCGATCCGGTCGCGGTGTTCTACTCCAACGGCCCCGGCGACCCCGCGGCCTCCGACGACCACGTCGACCTGCTGCGCGGCGTCCTCGACGACGGCCTCCCATTCTTCGGCATCTGCTTCGGCAACCAGCTCCTGGGCCGCGCCCTGGGCCTGGGCACCTACAAGCTGCCCTTCGGCCACCGCGGCATCAACCAGCCGGTGCTCGACAAAGCCACCGGCCGCGTCGAGATCACCGCGCACAACCACGGCTTCGCCGTCGACGCCCCGCTGGAGGGAACCTTCGACAGCCCGCACGGGTACGGCAAGGTCGAGGTCAGCCACGTCGGGCTCAACGACAACGTGGTGGAAGGGCTGCGCGCCCTCGACATCCCCGCGTTCTCGGTGCAGTACCACCCCGAGGCCGCGGCCGGCCCGCACGACGCCAACTACCTGTTCGATCGCTTCCGCGACCTCGTCGTCGCCACCCTGGAGAAGAAGAATGCCTAA